One genomic window of Oncorhynchus kisutch isolate 150728-3 linkage group LG26, Okis_V2, whole genome shotgun sequence includes the following:
- the stk17b gene encoding serine/threonine-protein kinase 17B isoform X1 → MSRRRIDGRNGPTGLFGEIQTHINTEPMDSVYDITGELGRGKFAVVKRCVERSTGKVFAAKFLRKRRRGRDCRAEVVHEMGVLEAARNNPRVVNLHAAYETDHDIILLLEYAAGGEIFDHCDCDELLPEGQITRLIRQTLEGVHLLHQTSVVHLDLKPQNILLTSLAPLGDIKIVDFGLARKLGMVGELREILGTPEYVAPEILNYEPITTATDLWSVGVIAYMLVTGESPFAGDDKQETYLNVSQVNVDYSQEAFSRVSELAVDFIRKLLVKTPEDRPSAADCMTHPWLWQQHQYPSTEPVLPRTPRERSSGTKWAAPAEDPEDKENFTLDSPHTQAKRFRFEEETPATTNGGDGDF, encoded by the exons ATGTCTCGCAGGCGGATTGACGGCCGCAATGGACCGACTGGGTTATTTGGAGAAATTCAAACCCATATCAATACGGAACCGATGGACAGTGTTTATGACATCACTGGCGAGTTGGGCAG GGGGAAATTTGCGGTGGTGAAGCGGTGCGTGGAGAGGTCCACAGGGAAGGTGTTTGCCGCCAAGTTTCTTCGGAAGCGGCGGCGGGGCCGAGACTGCCGGGCCGAGGTGGTGCACGAGATGGGTGTGCTGGAGGCGGCCCGCAACAACCCTCGCGTGGTTAACCTGCACGCTGCCTATGAGACAGACCACGACATCATCCTGCTGCTGGAATA TGCGGCGGGGGGTGAGATCtttgaccactgtgactgtgaTGAGCTGCTCCCAGAGGGCCAAATCACACGGCTGATCAGACAGACGCTGGAGGGcgtccacctcctccaccagacCAGCGTGGTGCACCTGGACCTCAAG cCCCAGAACATCCTTCTAACCAGCCTGGCACCGCTGGGGGACATAAAGATTGTGGACTTTGGCCTGGCACGCAAACTGGGCATGGTCGGAGAGCTCCGAGAGATCTTGGGCACGCCCGAGTACGTGG CTCCAGAGATCCTGAACTATGAGCCTATTACAACGGCAACTGACTTGTG GAGTGTGGGAGTGATTGCCTACATGCTGGTGACGGGTGAGTCTCCATTTGCAGGGGATGACAAGCAGGAGACGTACCTGAACGTGTCCCAGGTCAACGTGGACTATAGCCAAGAGGCCTTCTCCAGGGTGTCGGAGCTCGCTGTCGACTTCATCCGCAAGCTGCTGGTGAAAACTCCAGA GGACCGGCCCAGTGCAGCCGACTGCATGACCCACCCCTGGCTGTGGCAGCAGCATCAATACCCAAGTACCGAGCCTGTCCTGCCACGAACCCCCCGTGAGAGGAGCAGCGGTACCAAGTGGGCTGCCCCAGCCGAGGACCCAGAGGACAAGGAGAACTTCACCTTGGACTCACCCCACACCCAGGCCAAGAGGTTTCGCTTTGAGGAGGAGACACCTGCCACCACCAACGGTGGAGACGGGGACTTCTGA
- the stk17b gene encoding serine/threonine-protein kinase 17B isoform X2, translated as MDSVYDITGELGRGKFAVVKRCVERSTGKVFAAKFLRKRRRGRDCRAEVVHEMGVLEAARNNPRVVNLHAAYETDHDIILLLEYAAGGEIFDHCDCDELLPEGQITRLIRQTLEGVHLLHQTSVVHLDLKPQNILLTSLAPLGDIKIVDFGLARKLGMVGELREILGTPEYVAPEILNYEPITTATDLWSVGVIAYMLVTGESPFAGDDKQETYLNVSQVNVDYSQEAFSRVSELAVDFIRKLLVKTPEDRPSAADCMTHPWLWQQHQYPSTEPVLPRTPRERSSGTKWAAPAEDPEDKENFTLDSPHTQAKRFRFEEETPATTNGGDGDF; from the exons ATGGACAGTGTTTATGACATCACTGGCGAGTTGGGCAG GGGGAAATTTGCGGTGGTGAAGCGGTGCGTGGAGAGGTCCACAGGGAAGGTGTTTGCCGCCAAGTTTCTTCGGAAGCGGCGGCGGGGCCGAGACTGCCGGGCCGAGGTGGTGCACGAGATGGGTGTGCTGGAGGCGGCCCGCAACAACCCTCGCGTGGTTAACCTGCACGCTGCCTATGAGACAGACCACGACATCATCCTGCTGCTGGAATA TGCGGCGGGGGGTGAGATCtttgaccactgtgactgtgaTGAGCTGCTCCCAGAGGGCCAAATCACACGGCTGATCAGACAGACGCTGGAGGGcgtccacctcctccaccagacCAGCGTGGTGCACCTGGACCTCAAG cCCCAGAACATCCTTCTAACCAGCCTGGCACCGCTGGGGGACATAAAGATTGTGGACTTTGGCCTGGCACGCAAACTGGGCATGGTCGGAGAGCTCCGAGAGATCTTGGGCACGCCCGAGTACGTGG CTCCAGAGATCCTGAACTATGAGCCTATTACAACGGCAACTGACTTGTG GAGTGTGGGAGTGATTGCCTACATGCTGGTGACGGGTGAGTCTCCATTTGCAGGGGATGACAAGCAGGAGACGTACCTGAACGTGTCCCAGGTCAACGTGGACTATAGCCAAGAGGCCTTCTCCAGGGTGTCGGAGCTCGCTGTCGACTTCATCCGCAAGCTGCTGGTGAAAACTCCAGA GGACCGGCCCAGTGCAGCCGACTGCATGACCCACCCCTGGCTGTGGCAGCAGCATCAATACCCAAGTACCGAGCCTGTCCTGCCACGAACCCCCCGTGAGAGGAGCAGCGGTACCAAGTGGGCTGCCCCAGCCGAGGACCCAGAGGACAAGGAGAACTTCACCTTGGACTCACCCCACACCCAGGCCAAGAGGTTTCGCTTTGAGGAGGAGACACCTGCCACCACCAACGGTGGAGACGGGGACTTCTGA